In the Piscinibacter sp. XHJ-5 genome, one interval contains:
- a CDS encoding DUF2059 domain-containing protein: MRHAIAVALVTCATLAHAQTAPSAPTASPAKKELVAKVLQLQQGGIEGLARQIAQAPVLQLMQQANNVLQTQVAPEKREAIAKTIEADAKKFVEEAVPVIRERAMRLAPSTVGAVMEEKFSEDELKQLITWLESPVIKKYQQLTPEMQNSMVSKLMAEAAPILDPKLQALQQRMRTAFGMPAAASAPAGSAPAAGARPAAKAAPKAASK, from the coding sequence ATGAGACATGCCATCGCAGTGGCGCTGGTCACCTGCGCCACGCTGGCGCACGCCCAGACCGCCCCCTCCGCCCCGACGGCTTCGCCGGCCAAGAAGGAGCTGGTGGCCAAGGTGCTGCAGCTGCAGCAGGGCGGCATCGAAGGTCTGGCGCGACAGATCGCGCAGGCGCCGGTGCTCCAGCTGATGCAGCAGGCGAACAACGTGCTGCAGACGCAAGTGGCGCCGGAGAAGCGCGAGGCCATCGCCAAGACGATCGAAGCGGATGCGAAGAAGTTCGTCGAGGAGGCGGTGCCCGTGATCCGGGAGCGGGCGATGAGGCTTGCACCGTCGACGGTCGGCGCCGTGATGGAGGAAAAATTCAGCGAGGACGAGCTCAAGCAGCTCATCACCTGGCTCGAGTCGCCGGTCATCAAGAAGTACCAGCAGCTCACGCCGGAGATGCAGAACAGCATGGTGAGCAAGCTGATGGCCGAGGCCGCGCCCATCCTGGATCCGAAGCTCCAGGCGCTGCAGCAGCGCATGAGGACCGCCTTCGGCATGCCGGCGGCCGCCAGCGCGCCGGCCGGAAGCGCGCCGGCAGCGGGCGCCAGGCCGGCCGCGAAGGCGGCGCCCAAGGCGGCCAGCAAGTGA
- the pheA gene encoding prephenate dehydratase, whose amino-acid sequence MAETSPATDSALLALRNQIDEVDRELLSLLNRRASLAQEVGEVKKREGSVAFRPEREAQVIDGLKAANLGPLKSDSVAPIWREIMSACRALETPTRVAYLGPAGTFSELAALGFFGSSIVKVPCASIDEVFRTTSAGAADFGVVPVENSTEGVVARSLDLFLTEPLFIIGETSLFVRQNLLRRDNSLHDIQAVVAHPQALAQCHGWLSNHLPNVERRPVASNAEGARLASLDPTLAGIASERAGSEFGLHVVAPAIQDDPHNRTRFAIITHPERHPCPQASGHDCTSLVVSVVNRPGAVHDMLVPLKQHGVSMTRFESRPARSGQWEYYFYIDVQGHPDQPEVAAALKELRDVCAFFKLLGTYPIDVH is encoded by the coding sequence ATGGCTGAGACGTCCCCCGCCACCGATTCCGCGCTTCTGGCGCTTCGCAACCAGATCGACGAGGTCGATCGCGAACTGCTGTCGCTGTTGAATCGGCGAGCCTCGCTCGCGCAGGAAGTCGGCGAAGTGAAGAAGCGCGAAGGCTCGGTGGCATTCCGTCCGGAGCGTGAGGCGCAGGTCATCGACGGGCTGAAGGCCGCCAACCTCGGCCCGCTCAAGTCCGACAGCGTCGCGCCCATCTGGCGCGAGATCATGTCGGCCTGCCGGGCGCTCGAAACGCCGACCCGGGTTGCGTACCTCGGGCCGGCGGGTACGTTCAGCGAGCTGGCCGCCCTCGGCTTCTTCGGCTCGTCGATCGTCAAGGTGCCCTGCGCCAGCATCGACGAGGTGTTTCGCACCACCAGCGCGGGCGCCGCCGATTTCGGCGTCGTGCCGGTCGAGAACTCCACCGAAGGCGTGGTGGCGCGCTCACTCGACCTGTTCCTCACCGAGCCGCTGTTCATCATCGGCGAGACCAGCCTGTTCGTGCGGCAGAACCTGCTGCGCCGGGACAACTCGCTGCATGACATCCAGGCGGTGGTGGCGCATCCGCAGGCGCTGGCGCAGTGCCACGGCTGGCTCAGCAACCATCTGCCCAACGTGGAGCGCCGGCCGGTGGCCAGCAACGCCGAGGGCGCCCGGCTGGCCAGCCTCGATCCCACGCTCGCCGGCATCGCCAGCGAACGCGCCGGCAGCGAATTCGGCCTGCATGTGGTGGCGCCCGCCATTCAGGACGACCCGCACAACAGGACGCGCTTCGCCATCATCACGCACCCCGAGCGCCATCCGTGCCCCCAGGCCTCGGGGCACGACTGCACCAGCCTGGTCGTCTCCGTCGTCAACCGCCCCGGGGCGGTGCACGACATGCTGGTGCCGCTCAAGCAGCACGGCGTGTCGATGACGCGCTTCGAATCGCGTCCTGCGCGCTCGGGACAGTGGGAGTACTACTTCTACATCGACGTGCAAGGCCATCCGGATCAGCCGGAAGTCGCGGCCGCGCTGAAGGAGTTGCGCGATGTCTGCGCCTTCTTCAAGCTGCTCGGCACCTATCCGATCGACGTCCACTGA
- a CDS encoding prephenate dehydrogenase/arogenate dehydrogenase family protein codes for MFNQLGVIGCGLMGGSFALALKRAGLVKRVIGYSKSPSTTEKAKRLGVIDMAAESALLAVSGSDIVLIAVPVSATEATFKAIRHLVEPGVLFMDVGSTKRDVVDAARRVLKERVASFVPAHPIAGKEVAGIGHSDAALYTNRQVILTPITQTDPELVQKATDVWAAIGSQVLRMTPENHDAAFAAVSHLPHMLAFAYFNSVARQPAGRDFLSLAGPGFRDFTRIAASDPAVWRDILLSNREELLKQSLRFRHTLDAMEHVIKSGNAEALEDLIRGASDARSNWQMNTSKPATNR; via the coding sequence ATGTTCAACCAACTCGGCGTCATCGGTTGCGGCCTCATGGGCGGCTCGTTCGCCCTCGCGCTCAAGCGCGCCGGCCTGGTCAAGCGTGTCATCGGCTACAGCAAGTCGCCCTCGACCACCGAGAAGGCCAAGCGGCTCGGCGTGATCGACATGGCCGCCGAGTCGGCGTTGCTGGCCGTCTCGGGCTCGGACATCGTGCTGATCGCCGTGCCGGTGTCCGCCACCGAGGCCACGTTCAAGGCGATCCGCCACCTGGTCGAGCCGGGCGTGCTGTTCATGGACGTCGGCTCGACCAAGCGCGACGTGGTCGACGCGGCGCGGCGCGTGCTCAAGGAACGCGTGGCCAGCTTCGTGCCGGCGCACCCGATCGCGGGCAAGGAGGTCGCCGGCATCGGCCACTCCGACGCGGCGCTGTACACGAACCGCCAGGTCATCCTCACGCCGATCACGCAGACCGATCCCGAGTTGGTGCAAAAGGCGACCGACGTGTGGGCCGCCATCGGCTCGCAGGTGCTGCGCATGACGCCGGAGAATCACGACGCGGCCTTCGCCGCGGTGAGTCATCTGCCGCACATGCTGGCGTTCGCCTACTTCAACTCGGTGGCGCGCCAGCCGGCCGGACGGGACTTCCTTTCGCTGGCCGGACCGGGCTTTCGCGACTTCACCCGCATCGCCGCGAGCGATCCGGCCGTGTGGCGCGACATCCTGCTGTCCAACCGGGAAGAGCTGCTGAAGCAGTCGCTGCGGTTTCGGCACACGCTCGACGCGATGGAGCACGTCATCAAGAGCGGCAACGCAGAGGCGCTCGAAGACCTGATCCGCGGCGCTTCGGACGCCCGCTCCAACTGGCAGATGAACACGTCCAAGCCGGCCACCAACCGCTGA
- a CDS encoding bifunctional 3-phosphoshikimate 1-carboxyvinyltransferase/cytidylate kinase, which yields MYTTPFLDLPPLLHAAGTVRLPGSKSISNRVLLLAGLAAGTTVVHDLLDSDDTRVMLAALRDLGCDIDSRGDTVRITGLGGRLRNRDARLFLGNAGTAMRPLTAALAVLTATQGGRFELSGVPRMHERPIGDLVDALRQLGCRIDYVGNEGYPPLRLTAGSGSVRTQAPIRVRGDVSSQFLTALLLGLPLVSGIGPVVIEVEGELISKPYVEITLNLLRRFGIAVQRDGWQRFTIAQGSAYVSPGDIHVEGDASSASYFVALGAIAATGQPVRIEGVGLDSIQGDIRFVEAAKAMGADVRSGPGWLEVKRGRWPLAAIELDCNHIPDAAMTLASMALYAEGTTRLTNIASWRVKETDRIAAMAAELRKLGAQVVEGADFIEVSPPARWRAAAIHTYDDHRVAMCFSLAAFNALAGADPAVPVRILDPRCVAKTFPHYFETLFSVVQTATSHVPVLTVDGPSSSGKGTVASAVAQALGYHFLDSGAVYRATALAAMRAGVTPADEARVAAIAASLDLAFEGHSIRLGGEEVADQLRDEAVGAMASKVSALPTVRSALRELQLSFRRIPGLVADGRDMGTVIFPSANLKIFLTASAAKRAERRHKQLISKGIPANIDSLRADLEARDARDQNRAIAPLKPAEDAVLLDNSDQTIDESVNEVLAAWEQRRPF from the coding sequence ATGTACACGACGCCGTTTCTCGACCTCCCGCCGTTGCTGCATGCCGCCGGCACGGTCCGCCTGCCGGGCTCCAAGAGCATCTCCAACCGCGTGTTGCTGCTGGCCGGCCTTGCCGCCGGCACGACCGTCGTGCACGACCTGCTCGATTCCGACGACACGCGTGTCATGCTGGCTGCGCTGCGCGACCTGGGCTGCGACATCGACTCGCGCGGCGACACCGTGCGCATCACGGGCCTCGGCGGACGACTCAGAAACCGCGATGCGCGCCTGTTCCTCGGCAATGCCGGCACGGCGATGCGACCGCTCACCGCCGCGCTGGCCGTGCTCACGGCGACGCAGGGTGGTCGCTTCGAGTTGTCGGGCGTGCCGCGCATGCACGAGCGGCCCATAGGCGACCTTGTCGATGCGCTGCGCCAGCTGGGCTGCCGCATCGACTACGTGGGCAACGAGGGCTATCCGCCGCTGCGGCTGACAGCCGGCTCCGGCAGCGTGCGAACCCAGGCGCCGATCCGGGTGCGCGGCGACGTGTCCAGCCAGTTCCTGACCGCGTTGCTGCTGGGCTTGCCGCTGGTCAGCGGCATCGGTCCGGTCGTCATCGAGGTCGAGGGCGAGCTGATCTCCAAGCCCTACGTCGAGATCACGCTGAACCTGCTGCGTCGCTTCGGCATCGCGGTGCAGCGAGACGGCTGGCAGCGCTTCACCATTGCGCAAGGCAGCGCCTACGTCTCGCCGGGCGACATCCATGTCGAAGGCGACGCATCGTCCGCCTCGTACTTCGTGGCGCTCGGCGCGATCGCGGCCACCGGGCAGCCGGTACGCATCGAGGGTGTGGGGCTCGATTCGATCCAGGGCGACATCCGCTTCGTCGAGGCGGCGAAGGCCATGGGCGCCGACGTGCGCTCCGGTCCGGGCTGGCTCGAAGTGAAGCGAGGCCGTTGGCCCCTGGCCGCCATCGAGCTGGACTGCAATCACATTCCCGACGCGGCGATGACGCTGGCGTCGATGGCGCTCTACGCCGAGGGCACCACCCGGCTCACCAACATCGCAAGCTGGCGCGTCAAGGAGACGGACCGCATCGCGGCGATGGCCGCCGAACTGCGAAAGCTCGGCGCGCAGGTCGTGGAAGGTGCTGACTTCATCGAGGTGTCCCCGCCTGCGCGCTGGCGAGCCGCGGCCATCCACACCTACGACGACCACCGCGTCGCGATGTGCTTCTCGCTGGCAGCCTTCAATGCACTGGCCGGCGCGGATCCGGCGGTCCCTGTCCGCATCCTGGATCCCCGGTGCGTGGCCAAGACCTTCCCGCACTACTTCGAGACGCTGTTCTCCGTGGTTCAGACGGCCACCAGCCACGTCCCCGTGCTGACCGTCGACGGCCCCAGCTCGTCGGGAAAGGGCACGGTGGCCAGCGCGGTGGCGCAGGCGCTGGGCTACCACTTCCTCGACTCGGGCGCCGTCTACCGCGCCACGGCGCTGGCGGCCATGCGCGCGGGCGTCACGCCAGCCGACGAGGCGCGCGTGGCGGCCATCGCCGCATCACTGGATCTGGCCTTCGAGGGGCACAGCATCCGCCTCGGAGGCGAGGAGGTCGCCGACCAGCTGCGCGACGAGGCGGTCGGCGCGATGGCGTCCAAGGTCTCCGCCCTGCCGACGGTGCGCAGCGCGCTGCGCGAGCTGCAACTGTCGTTTCGACGCATACCGGGGCTGGTCGCCGACGGCCGCGACATGGGCACCGTGATCTTCCCGTCGGCCAACCTCAAGATCTTCCTCACCGCCAGCGCCGCCAAACGCGCCGAGAGGCGGCATAAGCAATTGATTTCTAAGGGAATTCCGGCTAATATCGACAGTCTTCGCGCCGACCTCGAGGCACGTGACGCCCGGGATCAGAACCGGGCCATAGCGCCTCTCAAGCCAGCCGAAGACGCAGTGCTCCTGGACAACTCGGACCAAACCATCGACGAGTCGGTGAATGAGGTCCTGGCCGCCTGGGAACAACGCAGACCTTTCTGA
- the rpsA gene encoding 30S ribosomal protein S1 yields MSPRGLPKGKQARRFPSCAVRSTSEAADQQPTPRRKPQESPMPQTQTATSTGGESFAALFEESLKRSEMRSGEVITAEVVRVDYNFVVVNAGLKSEAYVPIDEFKNDQGELEVQVGDFVSVAIDAIENGYGDTILSRDKAKRLASWLALEKALESGEFVTGTVSGKVKGGLTVLVNGIRAFLPGSLLDTRPVKDMSPFEGKTMEFKVIKLDRKRNNVVLSRRAVVEASMGEERAKLLETLSEGAIVHGVVKNITEYGAFVDLGGIDGLLHITDMAWRRVRHPSEVVQVGQELTAKVLKFDAEKNRVSLGIKQLGDDPWHGVSRRYPTGTRLFGKVTNIADYGAFVEIEPGIEGLVHVSEMDWTNKNVAPSKIVSLGDEVEVMVLEIDEDKRRISLGMKQCKANPWEEFATTVQRGDKVKGPVKSITDFGVFVGLAAGIDGLVHLSDLSWNEPGESAVRNYKKGQEVEAVVLAVDVERERISLGIKQLDSDPFTSYTSVNDRGSVVSGKVKSVDPRGAEIQLNNDVTGYLRASEISRDRVEDARNVLKEGDEVSALIINIDRKTRSIQLSIKAKDNADQQEAMQRLSQSNERETAGTTSLGALLRAKLDNQKDNG; encoded by the coding sequence CTGAGTCCACGAGGGCTTCCGAAAGGAAAACAGGCCCGCCGCTTTCCCTCCTGTGCTGTTCGAAGCACGTCCGAAGCGGCGGATCAGCAACCAACCCCGCGGCGGAAGCCGCAAGAAAGTCCCATGCCTCAAACCCAAACTGCCACCAGCACCGGCGGCGAATCGTTTGCCGCCCTGTTTGAAGAATCGCTGAAGCGCTCGGAGATGCGCAGTGGCGAGGTCATCACCGCCGAAGTGGTGCGTGTCGACTACAACTTCGTGGTGGTCAACGCAGGCCTCAAGTCCGAAGCCTACGTGCCTATCGATGAATTCAAGAACGATCAGGGCGAGCTCGAAGTCCAGGTCGGCGACTTCGTGTCGGTGGCCATCGACGCGATCGAAAACGGCTACGGCGACACCATCCTGTCGCGCGACAAGGCCAAGCGTCTCGCCTCGTGGCTCGCGCTGGAAAAAGCGCTCGAGTCCGGCGAGTTCGTCACCGGCACCGTCTCCGGCAAGGTCAAGGGCGGCCTGACCGTGCTGGTCAACGGCATCCGCGCGTTCCTGCCCGGCTCGCTGCTCGACACGCGTCCGGTCAAGGACATGAGCCCGTTCGAGGGCAAGACGATGGAGTTCAAGGTCATCAAGCTCGACCGCAAGCGCAACAACGTCGTGTTGTCGCGCCGCGCCGTGGTCGAAGCCTCGATGGGCGAAGAACGCGCCAAGCTGCTCGAGACCTTGTCCGAAGGCGCCATCGTGCACGGCGTGGTCAAGAACATCACCGAGTACGGCGCCTTCGTCGACCTCGGCGGCATCGACGGCCTGCTGCACATCACCGACATGGCCTGGCGCCGCGTGCGTCACCCCAGCGAGGTGGTGCAGGTCGGTCAGGAGCTCACCGCCAAGGTGCTCAAGTTCGACGCCGAGAAGAACCGCGTCTCGCTGGGCATCAAGCAGCTCGGCGATGACCCGTGGCACGGCGTGTCGCGCCGCTACCCCACCGGCACGCGCCTGTTCGGCAAGGTCACCAACATCGCCGACTATGGCGCGTTCGTCGAGATCGAGCCGGGCATCGAAGGCCTGGTGCACGTCTCCGAGATGGACTGGACCAACAAGAACGTCGCCCCCAGCAAGATCGTCTCGCTGGGCGACGAGGTCGAGGTCATGGTGCTCGAGATCGACGAGGACAAGCGCCGCATCAGCCTCGGCATGAAGCAGTGCAAGGCCAATCCGTGGGAAGAGTTCGCCACCACGGTGCAGCGCGGCGACAAGGTCAAGGGGCCCGTCAAGTCGATCACCGACTTCGGCGTGTTCGTGGGCCTGGCGGCCGGCATCGACGGCCTGGTGCACCTGTCCGACCTGTCGTGGAACGAGCCGGGCGAGTCGGCGGTGCGCAACTACAAGAAGGGCCAGGAAGTCGAAGCCGTCGTGCTGGCCGTCGATGTGGAGCGCGAGCGCATCTCGCTGGGCATCAAGCAGCTCGACTCCGATCCGTTCACCAGCTACACCTCGGTCAACGACCGCGGCAGCGTCGTGAGCGGCAAGGTCAAGAGCGTCGACCCCCGCGGCGCCGAGATCCAGCTCAACAACGACGTGACCGGCTACCTGCGTGCTTCGGAGATCAGCCGCGACCGGGTCGAAGACGCTCGCAACGTGCTGAAGGAAGGCGACGAGGTCTCCGCACTGATCATCAACATCGACCGCAAGACGCGTTCGATCCAGTTGTCGATCAAGGCCAAGGACAACGCCGACCAGCAGGAAGCGATGCAACGCCTGTCGCAGAGCAACGAGCGCGAGACCGCCGGCACCACCAGCCTGGGCGCCCTGCTGCGCGCCAAGCTGGACAACCAGAAGGACAACGGCTGA
- a CDS encoding integration host factor subunit beta, with translation MTRSDLVAQLAERFSQLTHRDTEFAVKTILDAMSDALARGHRIEIRGFGSFSINRRPPRMGRNPRSGEQVVIPEKLVPHFKPGKALRESVDAQMPILDDEQPAEKPPQTGT, from the coding sequence ATGACCCGATCCGATCTCGTGGCCCAGCTGGCCGAGCGATTCAGCCAGCTGACCCACCGCGACACCGAGTTCGCCGTCAAGACGATCCTCGATGCGATGTCCGACGCCCTGGCGCGCGGGCACCGCATCGAGATCCGCGGTTTCGGCAGCTTCTCCATCAACCGCCGCCCGCCGCGAATGGGGCGCAATCCCCGTTCCGGCGAGCAGGTGGTGATTCCCGAGAAGCTGGTGCCGCACTTCAAGCCGGGCAAGGCGCTGCGCGAGTCGGTCGATGCGCAGATGCCGATCCTCGACGACGAACAGCCGGCCGAGAAGCCGCCCCAGACGGGCACCTGA
- a CDS encoding LapA family protein — MRLFVWLFRAFIFFALFAFALNNQHDASVKWFFGHEWRAPMVFIVLAAFGLGCAFGVFAMVPSWWKHRRVARRLQPGETPPDKPTPTAPVVLEPALEHPPRDGV, encoded by the coding sequence ATGCGTCTCTTCGTCTGGCTCTTTCGAGCCTTCATTTTTTTCGCCCTGTTCGCCTTCGCGCTGAACAACCAGCACGACGCGAGCGTGAAGTGGTTCTTCGGCCATGAATGGCGCGCTCCGATGGTGTTCATCGTGCTCGCGGCCTTCGGCCTCGGGTGCGCCTTCGGCGTGTTCGCGATGGTGCCGAGCTGGTGGAAGCACCGGCGTGTCGCGCGCCGGCTGCAGCCCGGCGAGACGCCGCCCGACAAGCCGACGCCCACGGCGCCGGTCGTCCTGGAGCCGGCCCTGGAACATCCGCCGCGCGATGGAGTTTGA
- the lapB gene encoding lipopolysaccharide assembly protein LapB — protein sequence MEFDFQWLLLGLPIAFALGWMASRIDLRQWKRDQRESPRAYFKGLNLLLNEQQDKAIDAFIEAVQQDPDTSDLHFALGNLFRRRGEYERAVRVHQHLLNRADLPSTERDRAQHGLAQDYMKAGLFDRAEEAWKALEGTAFDTEARLALLTLHERSRDWRAAVEDAQKLERGSGTGSYAPRIAHYWCELAVEADARQQASDADEALRKAREAAPQAARPLVLAGERERAAGRHAQALECWRTLLAAHPDAFALVARDYASSANAAGESARALIELQELYGRMPSLDLLAAIGMLEPDAAAQRQRVAEHLVRHPSLSAARELLRLRIAARGNTADDEVAHIEAAITHAAKPLQRYRCAACGFEAHNYFWQCPGCLSWDSYPTQRLEDL from the coding sequence ATGGAGTTTGACTTCCAATGGCTCCTGCTGGGCCTGCCGATCGCCTTCGCGCTCGGCTGGATGGCCTCGCGCATCGACCTGCGGCAATGGAAGCGTGACCAGCGCGAGTCGCCGCGCGCCTACTTCAAGGGACTCAACCTGCTGCTGAACGAGCAGCAGGACAAGGCGATCGACGCGTTCATCGAAGCCGTCCAGCAGGATCCGGACACCTCCGACCTGCACTTCGCGCTGGGCAACCTGTTCCGCCGGCGCGGCGAGTACGAGCGCGCCGTGCGCGTGCACCAGCATCTGCTCAACCGCGCCGACCTGCCTTCCACCGAGCGCGACCGCGCCCAGCACGGACTTGCGCAGGACTACATGAAGGCCGGCTTGTTCGACCGGGCCGAGGAGGCGTGGAAGGCGCTCGAAGGCACCGCGTTCGACACGGAGGCGCGCCTTGCGCTGCTGACCTTGCACGAGCGCTCGCGCGACTGGCGCGCCGCCGTCGAGGATGCGCAGAAGCTTGAGCGCGGCAGCGGCACCGGATCGTATGCACCCCGCATCGCGCACTATTGGTGCGAACTCGCGGTGGAAGCCGACGCCAGGCAGCAAGCCTCGGATGCGGACGAAGCGCTGCGCAAGGCGCGCGAGGCCGCGCCGCAAGCGGCGCGCCCGCTGGTGCTCGCCGGCGAGCGCGAACGCGCGGCCGGCCGCCATGCGCAGGCCCTCGAATGTTGGCGCACCCTGCTCGCGGCGCACCCCGACGCATTCGCGCTGGTCGCGCGCGACTACGCCAGCAGCGCGAACGCCGCCGGGGAGTCGGCACGTGCGCTCATCGAGCTCCAGGAGCTCTACGGACGCATGCCCTCGCTCGATCTGCTCGCCGCCATCGGCATGCTCGAGCCTGACGCCGCGGCGCAGCGGCAGCGGGTCGCCGAGCACCTGGTGCGCCATCCCAGCCTGTCCGCGGCGCGTGAGCTCCTGAGGCTGCGCATCGCGGCTCGCGGCAACACCGCTGACGACGAAGTGGCCCACATCGAAGCGGCCATCACGCACGCCGCCAAGCCGCTGCAGCGCTACCGCTGCGCCGCCTGCGGCTTCGAGGCTCACAACTACTTCTGGCAATGCCCTGGCTGCCTGAGTTGGGACAGCTACCCCACGCAGCGACTGGAGGACCTCTGA